In the genome of Podospora pseudocomata strain CBS 415.72m chromosome 2 map unlocalized CBS415.72m_2.2, whole genome shotgun sequence, one region contains:
- a CDS encoding uncharacterized protein (COG:O; EggNog:ENOG503NYWY) → MLGTGYRGSPDPHTLDTAFPHAGSSQPSAMPPFKERLGMRMQKVQSIFRPSKRRIAEDDASSQPPKQLRTMLGPTKKAVQYPPSLSAPSTSPAGSSKANELPSTSPSGVSNTLLYPTMPFIMSADPPGSRRGNPINLDAPPSQFSRSNSSSQSDSSSSSLIYDDDDQHQVLNDEAIARILQEAEHEYKNQPESNPQIFSPVTEEETQSHLAEFREKYHRWKCCQCGKSNDMTADVLVQKTKSMLKTGKSFLGMIHPFTKCRYCGCESCSACGTRGTSLVRQRANAVRVTDAIRASWCCPEGRAFVIFSLLCGYERPTATKISTPASKEQPKQQQKLQSPQQPPQQQTAFARGTGYAHDSYSFNPFKGQPQQFHNSKPTPESADAVSYFLTLAEVLPSVDKKEFESTPGLRVMIHASPMMRLACEILRSAAIGEMDARAGIIKAALLFVHRLARNWDAASCIFHEQIHFPPSQQLLMASMASMPPSRQAISSNQIKPETAQSVYTVVEKLSVVCRVFMDGSKSFGSADDGDEAICIARQVCDLQDVLHHLKPAPEDDKARPGPRASASTTSTVVTRSKNKELESMAAAAKMTDYHKSHGVMEIKDDILLANFYTGFQNQVVNSNGQRMRKLFAQISSLHADLPDGIYVRYGESRPDMLKVLIIGPKNTPYEHGIFLFDILCGSDFPTAPPKVQFLTTGGGKVRFNPNLYANGKVCLSLIGTWNGQGWVPNVSTILQVLVSIQSMIFVERPYYNEPGYEIVPNHAGSEAYDRNIECNTVYHAIMPWLQALGNSPSTSQYSNTASPADCQIWGDIALKHLQLQKPAILAKVREWSRKSSSRVSGSMVGMLEKALNGSLAVPEVPAVVTHAGTPAKTGQTGTALNQLAK, encoded by the exons ATGTTGGGTACTGGATACCGAGGTAGCCCAGATCCCCACACTCTCGACACTGCGTTTCCACACGCGGGCAGCTCTCAACCATCTGCCATGCCGCCTTTTAAGGAGAGACTGGGCATGAGGATGCAGAAGGTTCAGAGCATCTTCCGGCCATCAAAAAGACGCATCGCAGAAGATGATGCATCAAGCCAACCCCCGAAGCAGCTCCGGACAATGCTAGGACCCACCAAGAAAGCCGTACAGTATCCCCCCTCTCTGTCAGCGCCGTCGACGTCACCAGCGGGCTCTTCGAAAGCAAACGAGCTTCCTAGCACGTCTCCCAGCGGGGTCAGCAATACTCTGCTCTACCCAACCATGC CTTTCATCATGTCGGCCGACCCACCAGGATCAAGGAGGGGCAATCCGATCAACCTGGACGCACCTCCATCGCAGTTTTCACGCAGCAATTCCTCGAGCCAGTCAGACAGCAGCTCTAGCAGCCTGATatacgacgatgacgaccaGCATCAAGTCTTGAACGACGAGGCCATAGCCCGCATTCTTCAAGAGGCGGAACACGAATACAAAAACCAGCCAGAGTCGAACCCCCAGATCTTCTCGCCTGTGACAGAGGAAGAGACGCAGAGCCATCTGGCCGAGTTCAGGGAGAAATACCACAGGTGGAAGTGCTGCCAATGTGGCAAGAGCAATGACATGACAGCAGACGTCCTTGTTCAGAAGACAAAGTCCATGCTCAAAACAGGCAAGTCGTTTC TAGGGATGATCCACCCTTTTACAAAATGCAGATACTGTGGCTGTGAAAGTTGTTCGGCCTGTGGTACTCGAGGTACATCGTTGGTCCGACAGAGGGCCAACGCCGTCCGAGTAACTGATGCCATAAGAGCGTCCTGGTGTTGCCCCGAGGGGCGCGCCTTTGTGATTTTCTCTTTACTATGCGGTTACGAGAGACCTACAGCCACGAAGATTTCTACGCCTGCATCGAAAGAACAGCCAAAGCAACAGCAAAAGCTACAGtcccctcaacagccccctCAACAGCAGACAGCTTTTGCAAGGGGCACTGGCTATGCACACGACTCGTACAGTTTCAATCCTTTCAAAGGGCAGCCTCAGCAGTTCCACAATTCCAAGCCAACGCCCGAGTCCGCAGATGCAGTTTCATATTTCTTGACACTTGCAGAAGTGCTTCCATCCGTGGATAAGAAAGAGTTTGAGTCCACACCTGGCCTACGGGTCATGATCCATGCATCTCCCATGATGCGACTCGCTTGCGAGATTTTGCGATCAGCTGCTATTGGCGAGATGGATGCGAGGGCTGGCATTATCAAGGCAGCCCTTCTCTTTGTTCACAGGTTGGCGCGAAACTGGGACGCCGCCTCGTGCATATTCCACGAGCAGATCCACTTCCCACCCTCGCAACAATTACTAATGGCTTCAATGGCTTCAATGCCTCCTTCCAGGCAGGCTATATCAAGCAACCAAATTAAACCCGAAACTGCACAATCTGTTTATACGGTAGTGGAGAAACTATCTGTAGTTTGCCGAGTCTTCATGGATGGCTCCAAGAGCTTTGGGTCTGCGGATGACGGTGACGAAGCAATCTGCATTGCGCGACAAGTCTGCGACCTGCAAGACGTTCTTCATCATCTGAAACCCGCACCGGAAGACGACAAGGCTCGCCCGGGTCCCCGTGCGTCAGCTTCTACAACGAGCACTGTCGTCACACGGTCCAAAAACAAGGAACTCGAATCgatggcagcagcggctAAGATGACCGACTACCACAAGTCACATGGTGTGATGGAAATCAAGGATGATATTTTGTTGGCCAACTTTTACACGGGTTTTCAAAACCAAGTCGTGAACTCCAATGGCCAGCGGATGAGAAAGCTGTTTGCGCAGATCTCATCGCTACATGCGGACCTTCCCGACGGCATCTATGTCCGCTACGGCGAGTCACGACCAGACATGCTCAAAGTGTTGATCATCGGGCCTAAGAACACGCCTTATGAGCATggcatcttcctctttgACATTCTTTGTGGCTCGGACTTTCCCACGGCGCCACCAAAGGTGCAGTTTCTGACGACAGGCGGTGGCAAGGTCAGATTCAACCCAAACTTGTATGCAAACGGAAAAG TTTGTCTGTCACTGATCGGGACATGGAATGGACAGGGATGGGTGCCAAACGTTTCGACAATCCTACAGGTTTTGGTCTCTATACAGT CCATGATATTTGTCGAGCGGCCATACTATAACGAACCTGGTTACGAAATTGTACCCAACCACGCCGGCAGCGAAGCGTACGATCGCAACATAGAATGCAATACGGTCTATCATGCTATCATGCCTTGGCTCCAGGCTCTGGGCAATTCCCCTTCTACATCCCAATACTCTAATACTGCCAGCCCGGCTGATTGCCAAATCTGGGGTGACATTGCCCTGAAGCACTTGCAGCTCCAGAAACCAGCAATACTGGCAaaggtgagggagtggagTAGGAAGAGCAGCTCAAGAGTGTCGGGTTCCATGGTGGGCATGCTTGAGAAAGCCCTCAATGGTTCCCTGGCTGTCCCCGAAGTTCCAGCTGTCGTTACGCATGCTGGTACTCCAGCTAAGACTGGACAAACTGGTACGGCACTGAATCAACTGGCCAAGTAA
- a CDS encoding uncharacterized protein (COG:H; EggNog:ENOG503NX1U) → MLLFVQSSTTSTDPYTARTFSFGPAMKRWLAAVAPSALAAAQDITTPSIRIETRVPLNSRLCNVYVEHVQPVKGAVDFSYGSCQQLTPHDSHHFIATSTDASQDRLVWTLPEDIFSGGCISAWSTTTNVLLGRSEVQHLDLHTMARRRHARLARRSNDPNSILMDNSTGVNVWGPWFDGVEVLKNAECSAIDSAAAKQKSIAIVGAGMSGLMAYLCLTQQGLTSVSLIEGGDRLGGRVQTVYLSGGPFDYSYQEMGPMRVPMTLTVANQTYNMSDHQLVFQLVEEMNMLNKDNDDDLHIDLIDWLEAGSRTLPRDGGSNRVGEVDGQQGRPDNQGVAGQLGMSVEEIFDKVNKALPCEDFCVEMANNMFTAHRKWLEKGLFDLAGNQWSEFAFTAEYLNNNVNNTHFGYWGKGASSFWDKVYRSKSLQPD, encoded by the exons ATGCTTTTGTTTGTACAAAGCAGCACTACCTCAACAGACCCGTACACAGCGCGCACATTTTCTTTCGGCCCAGCCATGAAGCGGTGGCTCGCAGCCGTCGCACCATCGGCTCTCGCAGCAGCCCAAGATATCACAACCCCTTCCATACGAATTGAAACTCGAGTTCCCTTAAACTCAAGGCTCTGCAATGTATATGTCGAACACGTGCAACCTGTCAAAGGTGCTGTCGACTTCAGCTATGGCTCCTGCCAGCAGCTAACCCCACACGACTCCCACCACTTTATCGCGACCAGCACAGATGCCTCCCAGGACCGACTCGTTTGGACGCTACCCGAGGACATCTTTTCCGGCGGATGCATTTCGGCATggagcaccaccacaaaTGTCTTGCTGGGCAGAAGCGAGGTGCAACACCTGGATCTCCACACGATGGCCCGAAGACGACATGCCCGCCTTGCCCGTCGTAGCAATGACCCCAACAGCATTTTGATGGACAATTCTACAGGTGTCAATGTTTGGGGACCATGGtttgatggtgtcgaggtgCTCAAGAATGCCGAATGCAGCGCTATCGATTCAGCTGCAGCCAAGCAGAAAAGCATTGCCATTGTCGGCGCTGGCATGTCTGGTCTGATGGCGTACCTTTGCTTGACCCAACAGGGACTTACCAGTGTCAGCCTTATTGAGGGTGGAGATCGTCTCGGTGGTCGGGTTCAAACGGTGTACCTGAGCGGTGGCCCTTTCGATTACAGTTACCAAGAGATGGGTCCCATGCGAGTTCCCATGACGCTTACTGTTGCCAACCAGACGTACAACATGTCGGACCACCAACTCGTTTTCCAGCTGGTAGAGGAGATGAATATGCTCAATAaagacaacgacgacgaccttcATATTGACCTTATCGACTGGCTCGAGGCTGGTAGCCGTACACTTCCTCGTGATGGTGGATCAAACCgtgtgggtgaggttgatgggcaACAAGGGAGACCTGACAACCAAGGCGTTGCGGGCCAGCTGGGGATGTCTGTGGAGGAAATCTTTGACAAGGTCAACAAAGCTTTGCCGTGCGAGGACTTTTGTGTGGAGATGGCCAACAACATGTTTACTGCTCATCGCAAGTGGCTCG AAAAGGGACTGTTTGACCTTGCCGGAAACCAATGGAGTGAGTTTGCCTTCACGGCTGagtacctcaacaacaatgtcAATAATACTCATTTCGGATACTGGGGTAAAGGGGCTTCGTCGTTCTGGGACAAGGTATACCGGTCAAAATCTTTGCAGCCTGATTAG
- a CDS encoding uncharacterized protein (COG:H; EggNog:ENOG503NX1U) translates to MMEAISTLPYTSACKVALEFETRFWEHLDQPIYGSCYIAGPDYPGIGSVCYPSYNINGTGPGALLGSYISNPEWTEKWMAMNENEHVQYVLDAMVGIHGSVAQNQYTGRSSRVCQALDPLEGASWADPTVGQHQLYLPEYFKTHNNMIFIGEHTSYTHAWIASALESGIRGSVQLLLELGLVDEAKATVEKWMARWVEV, encoded by the exons ATGATGGAAGCCATCTCGACTCTTCCATACACATCCGCATGCAAGGTGGCGCTGGAGTTTGAAACTCGGTTCTGGGAACACCTCGACCAGCCGATCTACGGGTCATGCTATATTGCTGGACCAGATTACCCCGGCATCGGGTCCGTCTGTTATCCATCCTACAATATCAACGGCACTGGCCCAGGCGCCCTCCTCGGGTCCTATATTTCGAATCCAGAATGGACTGAGAAGTGGATGGCGATGAATGAAAACGAGCATGTTCAGTATGTTCTGGACGCCATGGTTGGAATTCACGGCAGTGTTGCCCAAAATCAATACACTGGCAGATCCAGTCGGGTTTGTCAAGCTTTGGACCCCCTTGAGGGTGCCAGCTGGGCGGATCCTACTGTTGGGCAGCATCAGCTTTACTTGCCTGAGTATTTCAAGACACACAACAAT ATGATCTTCATTGGGGAGCACACCAGCTATACACATGCTTGGATTGCATCGGCTCTTGAGTCGGGTATTCGTGGGAGTGTTCAGCTTCTACTGG AGTTGGGGCTTGTCGACGAGGCAAAGGCTACTGTGGAAAAATGGATGGCGAGGTGGGTTGAAGTG TAA
- a CDS encoding uncharacterized protein (EggNog:ENOG503PWZX): MKLSTLILAPLSLASAWKLELFASDGRKMTASGRDPNSGCKNIAFTPVLNVNRARFNKDTSLLPDPNTFELFVNKNCDGLSYRNGNGDHRLTPARKIRSYRVKR; encoded by the coding sequence ATGAAGCTCtccaccctcatcctcgcccccctttccctgGCTTCTGCCTGGAAACTCGAGCTCTTTGCTTCCGACGGCCGCAAGATGACCGCCTCTGGCCGTGATCCCAACTCGGGCTGCAAGAATATTGCTTTTACCCCTGTCCTGAACGTCAACAGGGCAAGGTTCAACAAGGATACTTCGTTGCTCCCTGATCCCAACACCTTTGAGCTGTTTGTCAACAAGAACTGCGATGGGTTGAGCTATCGCAATGGGAATGGAGACCACCGGTTGACTCCGGCGAGGAAGATTAGGAGCTATCGTGTTAAGAGGTAG
- the AMT1_2 gene encoding ammonium transporter Amt1 (EggNog:ENOG503NVB7; COG:P): MSSYKVSDYAGPTEMAHEGVNPLLEDINAPYSAGDFAWIMTCAGLVLLMVPGVGFFYSGLARRKSALALIWLSLMSIAVVGFQWFFWGYSLTFTHNTDASPFIGDLSNFGLMKVLGQPSVGSSKIPDVLFCLYQGMFAAITPALAIGAAADRGRMLPAIVFIFIWATIVYDPIAYWTWNPNGWSLVMGGLDFAGGTPVHISSGAAALAYSLMLGKRTGYNKVNGLPYRPHNVTHVVLGTVFLWVGWFGFNGGSALAANTRAVMACLVTQISACVGGFTWCLLDYRLEKKWSTVGFCSGVIAGLVAITPAAGYVPPWSAVIFGVCGGIICNFATKLKFLIGIDEPLDVFAEHGVGGIVGNLLTGIFAADYIAALDGSTAIDGGWVNQNYIQLGYQLADSVAGFAYSFVMTCLICFVLNLIPGLSLRVSPEVEEIGLDDAELGEFAYDYVELSRHVNDVLVGGSAAGSVKESNETPTEKA, from the exons ATGTCGTCCTACAAAGTTTCCGACTACGCCGGCCCAACGGAGATGGCCCACGAGGgcgtcaaccccctcctgGAAGACATCAATGCCCCCTATTCGGCCGGTGATTTCGCCTGGATCATGACCTGCGCTGGTCTTGTGCTGCTCATGGTCCCCGGTGTTGGTTTTTTCTACAGTGGTCTTGCCCGCCGCAAGTCTGCTCTGGCTTTGATTTGGCTGTCTTTGATGTCCATCGCCGTTGTGGGATTCCAATGGTTCTTCTGGGGTTACTCCCTGACCTTCACCCACAACACCGACGCCAGCCCCTTCATTGGCGATCTTTCCAACTTTGGTCTTATGAAGGTCCTCGGTCAGCCCAGTGTTGGCAGCTCCAAGATCCCCGATGTCCTGTTCTGCCTCTACCAGGGCATGTTCGCCGCTATCAC TCCGGCCCTCGCTATCGGTGCCGCTGCTGACCGTGGCCGCATGCTCCCGGccatcgtcttcatctttATCTGGGCCACCATCGTCTACGACCCGATTGCCTACTGGACCTGGAACCCCAACGGCTGGTCCTTGGTCATGGGCGGTCTCGATTTCGCCGGTGGTACCCCCGTGCACATCAGCTCCGGCGCTGCCGCTCTCGCCTACTCTTTGATGCTCGGAAAGCGTACCGGCTACAACAAGGTCAACGGCCTCCCGTACCGCCCCCACAACGTCACCCACGTTGTTCTCGGCACAGTTTTCCTCTGGGTTGGCTGGTTCGGCTTCAACGGTGGTTCCGCCCTCGCTGCCAACACCCGCGCTGTCATGGCCTGCCTCGTCACTCAGATCTCTGCCTGCGTCGGTGGCTTCACCTGGTGCTTGCTTGATTACCGCCTCGAGAAGAAGTGGTCAACCGTTGGTTTCTGCTCTGGTGTCATTGCCGGTCTCGTCGCCATCACCCCCGCTGCTGGTTATGTTCCCCCCTGGTCGGCTGTCATCTTCGGTGTTTGCGGAGGTATCATCTGCAACTTTGCCACCAAGCTTAAGTTCCTGATCGGTATTGACGAGCCCCTCGATGTGTTCGCTGAGCACGGTGTTGGTGGTATTGTTGGCAACCTCCTCACTGGTATCTTTGCCGC TGACTACATCGCCGCTCTTGACGGCTCCACCGCCATTGACGGTGGCTGGGTCAACCAGAACTACATCCAACTCGGCTACCAACTCGCCGATTCTGTCGCTGGTTTTGCCTACTCCTTTGTCATGACCTGCCTCATCTGCTTCGTCCTGAACCTCATCCCTGGCCTGTCTCTCCGTGTCAGCcccgaggttgaggagatcGGTCTTGACGATGCTGAGCTCGGCGAGTTCGCGTATGATTATGTTGAGCTCAGCAGACACGTCAACGACgttcttgttggtggcagTGCCGCGGGCAGTGTCAAGGAGTCGAACGAGACCCCTACCGAAAAGGCTTAA